The Poseidonibacter lekithochrous region GGTACTTCTAATATTTTACCATCTTTAACTTCATGAAGCGCTTTGTTTATAGCTTTATAAGCGCTATTAGACTTAGGAGAAGATGCTAAATAGATAATACACTGTCCTAACATTATTCTTGATTCTGGATAACCAATTTTATTACAAGCTTGCATAGTATTTACCGCCAAATTAAAAGCATTAGGATTTGCATTTCCAATATCTTCACTAGCAAATATTACTAATCTTCTAGTAATAAAATCAACACTCTCCCCTCCATTTATTAATCTTGATAGATAATATAAGGCAGCATCAATATCTGAACCTCTAATAGATTTTATCATTGCACTTGCTAAATCATAATGTGAATCTGATGATGAAACACCATCTCCAATTACGTTTTCTCTTAATTCTCTTAATAAATCTATATCAATTTCTTTTGATACTTTATATGCAAAGTTTAATAAAGTAAGCATAGCTCTAGCATCGCCAGAGCTTGAAACTATAAGATATTCTTTTGCACTTGATGTCAAACTTACATCAACTTCATCAGTAGCTTTAGCAAGAATTTTTAGCATTTCTTCTTTAGTAAAGGCTTTAAATTCATAAAGAAAAGATCTTGATCTAATCGCATTTGTTAATGTAAAAAATGGATTTTCCGTACTAGCACCAATTATGATTGCACTGTAACTTTCCATAATAGGTAATAACACTTCTTGTTGATTCTTTGAAAGTCTATGAACTTCATCAATAAAAACAAGTGGTTTGATTAATGCATTTTTATATCTATCAAATACTTTTCTTAAATCCTCTACTTTAATACTTGTGGCATTAAAATAGTAATAATCTGTATTTATTTCTTTTGCAATAATTTTTGCTAGTGTAGTTTTTCCAGTTCCAGGTTTACCATAGAAAAATAAGTGGGGTATGTCTTTTTGTTTTATAAGTTTGTATAGAGCTTTGTTTTTTGAGATTATATGAGATTGACCAACGAAGTTATCTAAACTTGTTGGTCTTAGTTTATTTGAAAGATCCATTTTCTTCGCTATCTAGGAAGTGTCTTAAATCTCTATACTCTTCTCTTGATAGGAATCTTGACTTTCCTGTAGGTAAGTTGTTTAATGAAATTCCACCAAACTCATATCTTTTTAGGTCAAGTACGTCTAATCCGAAGTGTCCGAAGAATCTTCTTAATTCTCTATTCTTACCTTCTGAAATAGAAACTCTAATTCTAGAGAATTTTTCATCATTTTTTTGAATATCATAAGCAATAAATGGTTTAAAATTCATAGATTTAACTTTTGAATCTTTATGTCCACCAACACTTGCATCTTCTAATTCAAGTCCAGTTTTCATTGCTTCTTCAACTTTAGGAGTAATAAAACCATTTACTTTTAATTTATATACTCTTTCTAAATCTGAATGAGTTAAAGCATTTACAACATCAACAGAATCTGTTAATAATAATAAACCTTCTGAAGCATAATCAAGTCTTCCAACAGGCATATAGTGCTTGTATTTTCTCTCTAAGCTATCAAAAATAGTTTTTCTACCCTGTGGGTCGTTTTTAGATACAATCTCACCCTTAGGCTTATTATAGATGATTACTGTAACCATTCTATTTTTATCTTCTTTGATGATTTTTTTATTAATTAATACATCATCTTTATTTGTTACTTTAGTAGCAAGGTTAGAGACAACTTTACCGTTAACTTTAACCTTACCCTCTTCTATTAATTTATCAGCTTCTCTTCTTGAGTAGCTACTATTATGAGAAAGAAACTTATTTAATCTAATAAGTTCTTGTTCTTCACTTTTGTTTTGTTTCATTATTTTATTCCAGCTTCTATTAAATCGTGAATATGTAAAACACCAACTAATTTATTGTTATCATCAGTAACTACAAGTAGTTGGATTTTAAAATCTTCTACCACTTGTATAGCATCACTTGCTAATAAATCTTTGTTTTTTAATGTTTTAGGATTCAGTGTTGCAATTGTCTCAACTGCGCATTCCATTGAAAAATCTTTATTCATAAGGGCTCTTCTTAAGTCACCATCACTTAAAAGTCCAACTAATTCCTCGTTTTCATCAGTAATAATAACATTACCTAATCTACCCTCACTCATTACAATGATTGCATCTTTAAGTTTTGTTTCACGTGAAACGATTGGAAGATTGTCTTTTCTTAATAAGTCATCTACCTTAATAAATAGTTGTTTTCCTAAACTACCACCTGGGTGGAAAGAAGCAAAGTCTTCCTTTTGAAAATTTCTTTTTTTCATTAAACATACAGCTAAAGCATCACCCATAGCCATTGTTAAGGTAGTAGAAGACATTGGTGCTACGTCTAAAGGACAACCCTCTTTTTCTACGTTAATATTTATAAAAATATCTGAATATTTAGCTAAACTCGAATTTTCATTTCTAGCCATTGAAATTAAAGGGATATTGAATCTTTTTAAATGCGGAAGTATCTGAACAAGTTCTTCACTCTCTCCACTATAAGAAAGACCTAAAACAATATCGTCTTTTCCAATCATTCCTAAATCCCCATGCATAGCTTCTGTAGGATGTAAAAAGAATGAACTAGTACCAGTACTAGCCAGTGTTGCAGCTATTTTAGCTCCAACAAGACCAGATTTCCCAACACCAGTAACGATAAGTTTACCTTTTGAGTTCATAATTAAGTCAACAGCTTTCTCTATATCAAAAGATAAGTTACTTGCTGCTTTTTCTAACGCTTTTGCTTCTGTGTGTAATGTTTCTTTAATAATTTCATTAAAGTTCATTGTTTCTTCCTTATTGTACAAATACAGTAGGTACAATCATTGGGTATTTTTTATATTTTCTAATACAATGTTTTCTAACAACTTTTCTAATTTCATCTTCTAAAATTCTGTTATTTTTGAAAATACCAGGTTTTACATTTGATAAGAATGTTGTTAATAAATCTTCAATCTCTTTAGAGAAGAATTTATCTTGTTTATCAGGAACTAATCCAAATGATGTAACTTTTGGTCTTTGGCCTAGTGTTCTGTCATTCTCATTTACTTGAGCAACGATCATAACAACACCCTCGTTTGCCATTGTTTGTCTATCAATTACAATATCATCAGAGATTTTGTGATTTAATTGATTATCAATGTAAACTTTACCAGTTTTTACTGTTTTAACTTTCTTTAAATATTTAGGAGATACTTCAACTTGTTCTCCATCACTCATAATGTGTAAGTTTCGCTCTAATACACCACAGTCAACACCAGTTTTACCGTGTTTAAGTGCGTGATTATATTCTCCATGAACTGGCATAAAGAATTTAGGTTTAACTAATCTTAACATTAATTTTTGTTCTTCTTGTGCTGCGTGACCAGATACGTGAATATCAGCGTAGTCTTGGTATGCAACTTTTGCACCAGCTTTTAAAAGGTGGTTAATAATTCCAGATACACTTGCTTCATTACCAGGAATTGCTTTCGCTGATAATACAATTTGATCTGTTGGTTTAATTTTAATATGTCTATGCTCATGAATAGCCATTCTATAAAGTGCAGACATCGCTTCACCCTGAGAACCAGTTGTAACAATTAAAACTTCTTCATCTTTATATTTATTTACTTCATGTGCATCTATAAATTGATCTTTAGGGAATTTAACATATCCAAGACCCATTGCTAAGTCTAAGTTTTTCTCCATAGATCTACCAATTACACAGATTTTTCTTCCTGCTGCTAATCCTCTATCAATTGCTTGTGCAACTCTATGGATATTAGAAGAGAAAGTAGACATAATAACTCTACCTTTTGCTCCTGCAAAAATTCTATCAAATGTAGGTCCAACAGTTTTTTCAGTTCTTGTAAAACCTGGTGAATGTGAATTAGTTGAATCAGATGTTAATAATAATACACCCTCTTCCCCGTAATGTGCTAATCTATGTAAATCAGTTGGATAACCATCATACGGAGTATGATCAATTTTAAAGTCACCTGTGTGAATTACAGTACCTGCTTCTGTTTTAACAGCAATACAAGATGAGTCAATAATTGAGTGAGTTACGTGCATCC contains the following coding sequences:
- a CDS encoding ribonuclease J, with the translated sequence MEEIKQEETVVNEKVTNTESTAPKNTENTEAKEQTKEQPETEAETKEQAEQSKKPNPNAKKRKPKPKLPLKGHGWINDLKKAHAINEKIQKDRLNPHYKLNLNTNAKIRITPLGGLGEIGGNMMVMETEKCAIIVDVGMSFPDDNMHGVDILIPDFTYIREIKNKIVGIVITHGHEDHIGAMPYLFKEMQFPVYGTSLPLEMIGSKFDEHKMREHRKYFRAIQKRTPIKIGDFEVEWMHVTHSIIDSSCIAVKTEAGTVIHTGDFKIDHTPYDGYPTDLHRLAHYGEEGVLLLTSDSTNSHSPGFTRTEKTVGPTFDRIFAGAKGRVIMSTFSSNIHRVAQAIDRGLAAGRKICVIGRSMEKNLDLAMGLGYVKFPKDQFIDAHEVNKYKDEEVLIVTTGSQGEAMSALYRMAIHEHRHIKIKPTDQIVLSAKAIPGNEASVSGIINHLLKAGAKVAYQDYADIHVSGHAAQEEQKLMLRLVKPKFFMPVHGEYNHALKHGKTGVDCGVLERNLHIMSDGEQVEVSPKYLKKVKTVKTGKVYIDNQLNHKISDDIVIDRQTMANEGVVMIVAQVNENDRTLGQRPKVTSFGLVPDKQDKFFSKEIEDLLTTFLSNVKPGIFKNNRILEDEIRKVVRKHCIRKYKKYPMIVPTVFVQ
- a CDS encoding replication-associated recombination protein A; translated protein: MDLSNKLRPTSLDNFVGQSHIISKNKALYKLIKQKDIPHLFFYGKPGTGKTTLAKIIAKEINTDYYYFNATSIKVEDLRKVFDRYKNALIKPLVFIDEVHRLSKNQQEVLLPIMESYSAIIIGASTENPFFTLTNAIRSRSFLYEFKAFTKEEMLKILAKATDEVDVSLTSSAKEYLIVSSSGDARAMLTLLNFAYKVSKEIDIDLLRELRENVIGDGVSSSDSHYDLASAMIKSIRGSDIDAALYYLSRLINGGESVDFITRRLVIFASEDIGNANPNAFNLAVNTMQACNKIGYPESRIMLGQCIIYLASSPKSNSAYKAINKALHEVKDGKILEVPKHLDSQHIGYLYPHDFGGYVEQEYLKEDLKLYESQNIGFEKTLNEWIKKIKNKE
- a CDS encoding pseudouridine synthase yields the protein MKQNKSEEQELIRLNKFLSHNSSYSRREADKLIEEGKVKVNGKVVSNLATKVTNKDDVLINKKIIKEDKNRMVTVIIYNKPKGEIVSKNDPQGRKTIFDSLERKYKHYMPVGRLDYASEGLLLLTDSVDVVNALTHSDLERVYKLKVNGFITPKVEEAMKTGLELEDASVGGHKDSKVKSMNFKPFIAYDIQKNDEKFSRIRVSISEGKNRELRRFFGHFGLDVLDLKRYEFGGISLNNLPTGKSRFLSREEYRDLRHFLDSEENGSFK
- a CDS encoding KpsF/GutQ family sugar-phosphate isomerase, with amino-acid sequence MNFNEIIKETLHTEAKALEKAASNLSFDIEKAVDLIMNSKGKLIVTGVGKSGLVGAKIAATLASTGTSSFFLHPTEAMHGDLGMIGKDDIVLGLSYSGESEELVQILPHLKRFNIPLISMARNENSSLAKYSDIFININVEKEGCPLDVAPMSSTTLTMAMGDALAVCLMKKRNFQKEDFASFHPGGSLGKQLFIKVDDLLRKDNLPIVSRETKLKDAIIVMSEGRLGNVIITDENEELVGLLSDGDLRRALMNKDFSMECAVETIATLNPKTLKNKDLLASDAIQVVEDFKIQLLVVTDDNNKLVGVLHIHDLIEAGIK